In a genomic window of Curtobacterium sp. MCBD17_035:
- a CDS encoding LLM class flavin-dependent oxidoreductase, producing the protein MLRELGFLSFVPNHGGPAGAAAALEDGLQLFEHAEGLGYATGWVRGRHFEPFLTSPMTLFAAAAQRTRRIGFGTAVLGMRYEDPIRLAEDVATVDLLSGGRVELGISTGIPQSGPVLDPLFGAVDRPFREEAEARAARLLEALRGDALGTSGGGYESIPAGKDLVVEPHSAGLLDRVWWGGGSTGTAVRTAERGLDLHLSTLNTEDTGAPFADAQAAQIVAYRERLAEAHPGRTGRVAIGRIVVPFETEADAATHREFIESYAAGMDDEGRPRSGTPPFRFSKVLAGEPERIVEALLGDPAVAATDQLVITLPANGDAASHRRILSLVADRIAPHLGWTPAA; encoded by the coding sequence GTGCTGCGCGAACTCGGGTTCCTGTCCTTCGTCCCGAACCACGGCGGGCCCGCAGGGGCGGCCGCCGCGCTCGAGGACGGCCTGCAGCTGTTCGAGCACGCCGAGGGACTCGGATACGCCACGGGCTGGGTCCGCGGCCGGCACTTCGAGCCGTTCCTGACGAGCCCGATGACGCTCTTCGCGGCGGCGGCACAACGCACCCGTCGCATCGGCTTCGGCACCGCCGTGCTCGGCATGCGGTACGAGGACCCCATCCGGCTCGCCGAGGACGTCGCCACCGTGGACCTCCTGAGCGGTGGCCGCGTCGAGCTCGGCATCAGCACGGGGATCCCGCAGTCCGGGCCGGTGCTCGATCCGCTGTTCGGCGCGGTCGACCGTCCGTTCCGCGAGGAAGCGGAGGCCCGCGCGGCGCGGCTCCTCGAGGCCCTCCGCGGCGACGCCCTCGGCACGAGCGGCGGCGGGTACGAGAGCATCCCGGCGGGCAAGGACCTGGTCGTCGAGCCGCACAGCGCCGGTCTGCTCGATCGCGTGTGGTGGGGCGGCGGCAGCACGGGCACGGCGGTGCGCACCGCGGAGCGGGGGCTCGACCTCCATCTGTCGACGCTCAACACCGAGGACACCGGGGCGCCGTTCGCGGACGCCCAGGCCGCGCAGATCGTCGCGTACCGCGAACGCCTGGCGGAGGCGCACCCGGGTCGGACCGGCCGGGTCGCGATCGGTCGGATCGTCGTGCCGTTCGAGACCGAGGCCGACGCCGCCACGCACCGCGAGTTCATCGAGAGCTACGCAGCGGGCATGGACGACGAGGGTCGACCGCGCTCCGGCACCCCGCCGTTCCGGTTCAGCAAGGTGCTGGCCGGCGAACCGGAGCGGATCGTGGAGGCGCTGCTCGGGGACCCCGCGGTCGCCGCGACCGACCAGCTCGTGATCACGCTGCCCGCCAACGGCGACGCCGCGTCCCATCGTCGGATCCTGTCGCTCGTCGCCGACCGGATCGCGCCGCACCTGGGCTGGACGCCCGCCGCCTGA
- a CDS encoding NAD(P)-dependent oxidoreductase, with protein sequence MTRVVVTGGSGKLGRAVVREFDAHGYDVVLLDRVPSPDKPEGVAFVRTDLTDYGQVLGAFIGLDDRYDTPVDAVVHLAAIPAPGLVPDVALITNNVTASINVFHAAKAAGIKNVVWASSETLLGIPMGEHQPPYLPVDEEFAVRPQSSYSLGKAVEEEMARHFTRWDPTLKMIGLRFSNVMDETDYPAYPWDEQPEAKIFNLWSYIDSRDGAQAVRKAVESDLTGFEAFIIASPDTVMTTPTIELVERFVPDIPRKSAIDGVSSLLSSDKARELIGYDPQYSWRDGR encoded by the coding sequence ATGACGCGCGTAGTGGTGACCGGTGGCAGCGGCAAGCTCGGGAGGGCCGTGGTGCGCGAGTTCGACGCGCACGGCTACGACGTGGTCCTGCTCGACCGGGTGCCGTCCCCGGACAAGCCCGAGGGCGTCGCCTTCGTCCGCACCGACCTGACCGACTACGGGCAGGTGCTCGGCGCGTTCATCGGGCTCGACGACCGGTACGACACTCCCGTCGACGCCGTCGTCCACCTCGCGGCGATCCCGGCGCCGGGCCTCGTGCCCGACGTCGCCCTCATCACGAACAACGTGACGGCGTCGATCAACGTGTTCCACGCGGCCAAGGCAGCGGGGATCAAGAACGTCGTGTGGGCGTCGAGCGAGACGCTGCTGGGGATCCCTATGGGCGAGCACCAGCCGCCGTACCTGCCGGTCGACGAGGAGTTCGCCGTCCGCCCGCAGTCCTCGTACTCGCTGGGCAAGGCCGTGGAGGAGGAGATGGCGCGGCACTTCACCCGCTGGGACCCGACCCTCAAGATGATCGGCCTGCGGTTCTCGAACGTCATGGACGAGACCGACTACCCCGCGTACCCGTGGGACGAGCAGCCCGAGGCGAAGATCTTCAACCTGTGGTCCTACATCGACTCGCGTGACGGCGCCCAGGCCGTTCGCAAGGCAGTCGAGAGCGACCTCACCGGGTTCGAGGCGTTCATCATCGCCTCGCCGGACACCGTCATGACGACGCCGACGATCGAGCTCGTCGAGCGCTTCGTCCCCGACATCCCCCGGAAGAGCGCGATCGACGGCGTCAGCTCGCTCCTGTCGTCGGACAAGGCCCGCGAGCTCATCGGCTACGACCCGCAGTACAGCTGGCGCGACGGCCGCTGA
- a CDS encoding methyltransferase — MTTQHAPELAPAPARRIVPDAALARALAEDLRTAGYTVDAVDALWGTDAAAALHRGDRVPALRALDARRRAGMTTGATNDSADDRAPTATAPVATAPAATAPTATAPTPSAPTATAPTATATLATCFVLGVAVPRTDADAALPTAGVEALAAAGLLRVVGDHVVPAVDLRPYAFVDDAGAGSWWILSDLGEAVLGGPLGEDHVLGVGGATMTLSGLMVPVPVRRVLDLGTGCGIQAMHARRHADQVVATDISERALAIARFNADLNGLDGIEFRLGSLFEPVAGERFDRIVSNPPFVITPRRDDVPSYEYRDGGMIGDGLVETVLRGLAEHLEPGGTAQLLGNWEYRWGRDGLDRVRGWFDDTASARDVDVWVVEREQQDPARYAETWIRDGGTRPGTPAHDRLVDAWLDDFAARHVTAVGFGYVVVRRPDPVAEASGAPSGGRASRLRRFERIADALGSNPTGLGAAVARTLDAVAWSRGHDDEALGRAHLVVAGDVTEERHYWPGNDDPTVITLVQGGGFARRVDADTALAAFVGACDGDLSVRAIVEAIADLTGVGAEDLTADLLPRVRALLQDGLLRPPA, encoded by the coding sequence GTGACGACGCAGCACGCCCCCGAACTCGCCCCCGCGCCCGCCCGCCGGATCGTCCCCGACGCCGCACTCGCCCGTGCGCTCGCCGAGGACCTGCGCACCGCGGGGTACACCGTCGACGCCGTGGACGCGCTCTGGGGCACGGACGCCGCGGCCGCCCTGCACCGTGGCGACCGCGTCCCCGCGCTCCGGGCCCTGGACGCACGGCGGCGCGCCGGCATGACGACCGGTGCCACGAACGACAGCGCGGACGACCGAGCACCCACCGCCACAGCGCCCGTCGCCACAGCACCCGCCGCCACAGCACCGACCGCCACTGCGCCGACTCCCTCAGCACCAACCGCCACAGCACCGACCGCCACCGCCACGCTCGCCACGTGCTTCGTGCTCGGCGTCGCCGTGCCCCGGACCGACGCCGACGCGGCCCTGCCCACCGCCGGCGTCGAGGCGCTCGCCGCCGCGGGCCTCCTGCGCGTCGTGGGCGACCACGTCGTCCCAGCGGTCGACCTCCGGCCCTACGCCTTCGTCGACGACGCCGGCGCGGGCAGCTGGTGGATCCTGTCCGACCTCGGCGAGGCCGTCCTCGGCGGGCCGCTCGGCGAGGACCACGTGCTCGGCGTCGGCGGTGCCACGATGACCCTGAGCGGCCTCATGGTGCCCGTCCCCGTCCGTCGCGTGCTCGACCTCGGCACGGGCTGCGGGATCCAGGCGATGCACGCGCGTCGCCACGCGGACCAGGTCGTGGCGACCGACATCTCGGAGCGGGCCCTCGCGATCGCGCGGTTCAACGCCGACCTCAACGGGCTCGACGGCATCGAGTTCCGCCTCGGGTCCCTGTTCGAGCCCGTCGCGGGAGAGCGGTTCGACCGCATCGTGTCGAATCCGCCGTTCGTCATCACACCCCGGCGCGACGACGTCCCCTCGTACGAGTACCGCGACGGCGGCATGATCGGCGACGGCCTCGTCGAGACCGTCCTGCGCGGACTCGCCGAGCACCTCGAGCCGGGAGGCACGGCGCAGCTCCTCGGGAACTGGGAGTACCGATGGGGTCGGGACGGGCTCGACCGTGTCCGCGGCTGGTTCGACGACACCGCGTCGGCGCGCGACGTCGACGTCTGGGTCGTCGAGCGCGAGCAGCAGGACCCCGCGCGCTACGCCGAGACCTGGATCCGCGACGGCGGCACGCGACCCGGCACCCCCGCCCACGACCGCCTCGTCGACGCCTGGCTCGACGACTTCGCCGCCCGACACGTCACCGCCGTCGGGTTCGGCTACGTCGTCGTCCGCCGCCCGGACCCCGTGGCGGAGGCGAGCGGCGCGCCGAGCGGCGGGCGGGCCTCCCGGCTGCGGCGCTTCGAACGGATCGCGGACGCGCTCGGCAGCAACCCGACCGGCCTCGGCGCCGCCGTCGCACGGACGCTCGACGCCGTCGCGTGGTCGCGCGGGCACGACGACGAGGCCCTCGGGCGCGCGCACCTCGTGGTCGCCGGTGACGTGACGGAGGAGCGCCACTACTGGCCGGGCAACGACGACCCGACCGTGATCACCCTCGTGCAGGGCGGCGGGTTCGCGCGGCGCGTGGACGCCGACACCGCGCTCGCCGCGTTCGTCGGTGCCTGCGACGGGGACCTGTCGGTGCGGGCGATCGTCGAGGCGATCGCGGACCTCACCGGCGTCGGGGCCGAGGACCTGACCGCCGATCTGCTGCCGCGCGTCCGTGCCCTGCTGCAGGACGGCCTCCTGCGCCCGCCCGCCTGA
- a CDS encoding helix-turn-helix domain-containing protein yields MSAAVAVAPTPAPLLPQPDPDAIALPSVMAALSDPIRLTILHRYLVDGDGSEQACGWVGIDRPKSTLTHHFRVLREAGLLEQRQDGLERRSRVRTEVIAARFPGVLDLVRTWQVPPAVLLEDLPPLPAPRTAGAHTPARA; encoded by the coding sequence ATGTCAGCAGCCGTCGCCGTCGCCCCCACCCCGGCACCGCTCCTGCCGCAGCCGGACCCGGACGCGATCGCGCTGCCGAGCGTGATGGCAGCGCTCTCGGACCCCATCCGCCTCACCATCCTGCACCGGTACCTCGTCGACGGCGACGGATCCGAGCAGGCCTGTGGATGGGTGGGGATCGACCGGCCGAAGTCGACGCTGACGCACCACTTCCGGGTCCTGCGCGAGGCCGGCCTGCTCGAGCAGCGTCAGGACGGCCTCGAACGACGCAGCCGCGTCCGGACCGAGGTCATCGCCGCGCGGTTCCCCGGCGTGCTCGACCTCGTCCGCACGTGGCAGGTCCCGCCCGCCGTGCTCCTCGAGGACCTGCCGCCGCTGCCCGCACCGCGCACCGCCGGCGCGCACACCCCGGCTCGCGCGTGA
- a CDS encoding MFS transporter encodes MAPTERTSDHGQAVSTQPRRSVVAFWIVAAMMFISVASSAIPSPIYPVYAAEWHLSPIMLTGVFAIYVAGLLVSLLTAGALSDHVGRKPVLAVGALGVVAAMVLFVLANGVAMLIVARIVQGVFVGVLIGALGAALLDHSLERHPAFAGVLNGAVPPIALAVGALSSGMLVEWAPLPEQLVYIVFGALLALAAATLVVVPERVRKQPGALRSLRPTLGIPASSKRLFRSVVGALVSSWALGGMFLSIVPSLLPAVFGVTDHVAAGGFIAAFAGTGALTGVVIQRMDARHAVVLGLVALVVGPVVTLGFVVAHLLVGVVVGAVIAGVGFGAGFQAGLRMLLATASPAHRAGLLSAIYVASYLAFGAPSVVAGVFEPSVGIVPVSVAYGGFVVLAAVVALVAQLRSPRTAALEQAAADEVERIATGTIRTV; translated from the coding sequence ATGGCACCGACGGAGCGCACGAGCGACCACGGACAGGCCGTGTCCACCCAGCCGCGACGCTCGGTCGTCGCCTTCTGGATCGTCGCGGCGATGATGTTCATCTCCGTCGCGTCGTCGGCCATCCCCTCGCCGATCTACCCCGTGTACGCGGCCGAGTGGCACCTGAGCCCGATCATGCTCACCGGGGTGTTCGCGATCTACGTGGCCGGGCTCCTCGTCAGCCTGTTGACCGCCGGCGCGCTGTCGGACCACGTCGGCCGGAAGCCCGTGCTCGCGGTCGGTGCGCTCGGTGTCGTCGCCGCGATGGTGCTGTTCGTGCTCGCGAACGGGGTCGCGATGCTCATCGTCGCCCGCATCGTGCAGGGCGTCTTCGTGGGCGTGCTCATCGGGGCCCTCGGTGCGGCGCTCCTCGATCACTCACTCGAACGGCATCCCGCCTTCGCCGGTGTCCTCAACGGCGCGGTCCCGCCCATCGCCCTCGCGGTCGGGGCGCTCTCGAGCGGCATGCTCGTCGAGTGGGCACCGCTGCCCGAGCAACTCGTCTACATCGTCTTCGGCGCACTGCTCGCGCTCGCGGCGGCCACCCTCGTCGTCGTGCCGGAACGGGTCCGCAAGCAGCCCGGCGCGCTCCGGTCCCTGCGCCCCACCCTCGGGATCCCGGCGTCGTCGAAGCGCCTGTTCCGCAGCGTCGTCGGCGCCCTCGTGTCGAGCTGGGCGCTCGGCGGGATGTTCCTGTCCATCGTGCCGTCCCTCCTGCCGGCGGTGTTCGGCGTGACGGACCACGTGGCCGCGGGCGGGTTCATCGCGGCGTTCGCTGGTACCGGTGCGCTGACGGGGGTCGTCATCCAGCGCATGGACGCCCGTCACGCGGTCGTGCTCGGCCTCGTGGCGCTCGTCGTCGGGCCGGTCGTCACGCTCGGGTTCGTCGTCGCGCACCTGCTCGTGGGCGTCGTCGTCGGCGCCGTGATCGCGGGCGTCGGCTTCGGGGCGGGGTTCCAGGCAGGGCTGCGGATGCTGCTCGCCACGGCGTCCCCCGCGCACCGGGCCGGACTCCTGTCGGCGATCTACGTCGCGAGCTACCTGGCGTTCGGTGCACCGAGCGTCGTCGCGGGGGTGTTCGAGCCGAGCGTCGGGATCGTGCCCGTGAGCGTCGCCTACGGCGGGTTCGTCGTGCTCGCGGCGGTCGTCGCGCTCGTGGCCCAGCTCCGGTCGCCCCGGACCGCTGCGCTCGAGCAGGCCGCCGCCGACGAGGTCGAGCGCATCGCGACGGGGACGATCCGCACCGTCTGA
- a CDS encoding TIGR02611 family protein, with the protein MDGDRVHTDGADPRAADDDGAARAPGQALVAAPVPPKRHRFHWFRDVRAWIHARPHVHFVYRVLVGIVGGLVIIIGLALVPLPGPGWLVVFIGLTILSSEFAFFHRISTWLRRKLHDFWDRVRRHAPSSRMRAAADRGKASVDAAHDDAHRSMGASSR; encoded by the coding sequence ATGGACGGCGACCGCGTGCACACCGACGGGGCCGACCCCCGTGCCGCGGACGACGATGGAGCGGCGCGAGCCCCCGGACAGGCGCTCGTCGCGGCGCCGGTACCGCCGAAGCGACATCGGTTCCACTGGTTCCGCGACGTGCGAGCGTGGATCCACGCGCGGCCCCACGTGCACTTCGTCTACCGCGTCCTCGTCGGGATCGTCGGCGGCCTCGTCATCATCATCGGGCTCGCGCTCGTGCCCCTGCCCGGGCCGGGCTGGCTCGTCGTGTTCATCGGTCTGACGATCCTGTCGAGCGAGTTCGCGTTCTTCCACCGCATCTCGACCTGGCTGCGCCGGAAGCTGCACGACTTCTGGGATCGGGTCCGTCGGCACGCGCCGTCCTCGCGGATGCGGGCTGCAGCCGACCGGGGCAAGGCGTCGGTGGACGCGGCGCACGACGACGCCCATCGGTCGATGGGGGCCTCGTCGCGCTGA
- a CDS encoding TraR/DksA C4-type zinc finger protein, which translates to MADDAWTDDDAREALLAERVRSRRLLGAVERSMDDVASARDGANSDDEHDPEGATLAWERGSLGAVRDDARRRLELVDAALHRLDDGSYGRCLVGGEPIPQARLAAVPWARTCVAHAG; encoded by the coding sequence GTGGCCGATGACGCATGGACGGACGACGACGCCCGGGAGGCCCTGCTCGCCGAGCGGGTCCGCTCACGCCGACTGCTCGGTGCCGTCGAGCGGAGCATGGACGACGTCGCATCTGCGCGGGACGGTGCGAACAGCGACGACGAGCACGACCCCGAGGGCGCCACGCTCGCCTGGGAGCGCGGGTCTCTCGGCGCGGTCCGCGACGACGCCCGCCGACGGCTCGAGCTCGTCGACGCCGCGCTGCATCGTCTCGATGACGGGTCCTACGGACGGTGCCTCGTCGGGGGCGAGCCCATCCCGCAGGCGAGACTCGCCGCCGTCCCCTGGGCGCGGACCTGCGTCGCACACGCGGGCTGA
- a CDS encoding LLM class flavin-dependent oxidoreductase codes for MHMTKKIGFLSFGHWQNVPGSRVRSAREALVQAIDLAVAAEEVGVDGAYFRVHHFAPQQAAPFPLLSAIAARTSRIEIGTGVIDMRYENPLYMAEEAAAADLISGGRLQLGVSRGSPETALAGYESFGYAPAAGQTDADMARQHTAIFRQAIAGQPMANANPQMTGREGSLPLFPLSDTLPDRIWWGAGTRATAEWTAEQGMNLMSSTLLTEDTGVPFDELQAEQIQRFRDAWAESGWERTPRVSVSRSIIPIIDDESRHYFGVRAQVEGQDQVGHLDGGLARFGRSYIGEPEQLVAELAQDAAVAAADTVLVTVPNQLGVEFNARLLAGVKAVGTELGWDREAVGAA; via the coding sequence ATGCACATGACGAAGAAGATCGGGTTCCTGTCCTTCGGGCACTGGCAGAACGTGCCGGGGTCCCGGGTGCGGTCCGCCCGCGAGGCTCTCGTGCAGGCGATCGACCTGGCCGTCGCGGCCGAGGAGGTCGGCGTGGACGGCGCGTACTTCCGCGTCCACCACTTCGCGCCGCAGCAGGCCGCGCCGTTCCCGCTGCTGTCCGCCATCGCGGCGCGGACGAGCCGCATCGAGATCGGCACCGGCGTCATCGACATGCGGTACGAGAACCCCCTCTACATGGCCGAGGAGGCCGCGGCCGCGGACCTCATCAGCGGCGGCCGCCTGCAGCTCGGCGTGAGCCGGGGATCACCCGAGACGGCGCTCGCGGGCTACGAGTCGTTCGGGTACGCGCCCGCGGCGGGGCAGACCGACGCGGACATGGCCCGGCAGCACACCGCGATCTTCCGCCAGGCGATCGCCGGGCAGCCGATGGCGAACGCGAACCCGCAGATGACCGGCCGTGAGGGGTCGCTGCCCCTCTTCCCGCTGTCCGACACGCTCCCCGACCGCATCTGGTGGGGTGCCGGCACCCGCGCGACGGCGGAGTGGACCGCGGAGCAGGGCATGAACCTCATGTCGTCCACCCTCCTGACCGAGGACACCGGCGTGCCGTTCGACGAGCTGCAGGCCGAGCAGATCCAGCGGTTCCGCGACGCGTGGGCCGAGTCCGGCTGGGAGCGCACACCGCGCGTCTCCGTGTCGAGGAGCATCATCCCGATCATCGACGACGAGTCCCGCCACTACTTCGGCGTCCGGGCGCAGGTGGAGGGGCAGGACCAGGTCGGGCACCTCGACGGCGGCCTCGCGCGATTCGGACGCTCGTACATCGGCGAGCCGGAGCAGCTCGTCGCCGAGCTCGCCCAGGACGCGGCCGTCGCGGCCGCCGACACCGTGCTCGTGACGGTGCCGAACCAGCTCGGCGTCGAGTTCAACGCGCGCCTGCTCGCCGGCGTCAAGGCCGTCGGGACCGAGCTCGGCTGGGACCGGGAGGCCGTGGGCGCGGCCTGA
- a CDS encoding DUF2510 domain-containing protein: MSLPAAGWFPDPADATRLRWWDGRTWGSATQAPALADRTLAPTTPESVAPHFSVTSQDLDEHGWACGSRTGSIALTPGGRFSVHAARRFCLFGWGSLALALLALVVDPFGIVSLLAVLAAIVGIARPRATGVWRVAARSMAFTAAVLGIMTLALAASQLTGAVPA, encoded by the coding sequence GTGTCACTGCCGGCTGCTGGCTGGTTCCCCGACCCCGCCGATGCGACGCGTCTGCGGTGGTGGGACGGTCGCACGTGGGGCAGTGCCACGCAGGCGCCCGCGCTGGCCGACCGGACACTGGCCCCCACGACGCCCGAGTCCGTCGCCCCGCACTTCTCGGTGACGTCGCAGGACCTCGACGAGCACGGCTGGGCGTGCGGATCCCGCACGGGATCGATCGCGCTCACCCCGGGCGGCCGGTTCAGCGTGCACGCCGCGCGGCGCTTCTGCCTGTTCGGCTGGGGCTCGCTCGCGCTGGCACTGCTCGCCCTGGTGGTCGACCCGTTCGGGATCGTCAGCCTGCTCGCGGTGCTCGCCGCGATCGTGGGCATCGCCCGCCCCCGAGCCACGGGGGTGTGGCGCGTCGCCGCGCGCAGCATGGCCTTCACGGCAGCCGTGCTCGGCATCATGACCCTGGCGCTCGCCGCGAGTCAGCTCACGGGCGCCGTTCCCGCATGA
- a CDS encoding phosphotransferase, whose amino-acid sequence MSDAAPTTAATDPTSTSEPRDDRRVDALTHEVVAAWMAGQRWYAAKGLDPALRLIAALEGEVDGVRVSTQLVIDDAPSTPVLYQVPLTVRTEPVDALDEVLIATDGERWLYDGPHDAAYARWLLGTIDGGATVHADGASVEGQHLADIGAVTAVRVLRGEQSNTSVICDVDGGGGQVIVKVFRVLHHGDNPDVTSQAALSAGGSTRVPRSFGALRGTWPDVGRDEGTATGHLAFAQEFLPGLEDAWRVALQAAQDGVDFTEQAHGLGQATAEVHAVLAEQLPTVAAGTDEIASAVGSMRQRLEVASDEVPAVAEHADAIRRIYDAAEGLEWPRLQRIHGDLHLGQAVSSPDRGWVLLDFEGEPLRPMPERSRPDVTLRDVAGMLRSFDYVAGALQHGDHPTDASGWAHDARRAFVDGYIAAAGTDIRAQRTLLDAFEIDKAVYEAVYEARNRPDWIGIPIAAVARLVERSAPDAA is encoded by the coding sequence ATGAGCGACGCAGCCCCGACCACCGCCGCGACGGACCCGACATCGACCTCGGAGCCGCGCGACGACCGCCGGGTCGACGCCCTGACCCACGAGGTCGTGGCCGCCTGGATGGCGGGGCAGCGCTGGTACGCCGCGAAGGGCCTCGACCCCGCGCTCCGGCTCATCGCCGCCCTCGAGGGGGAGGTCGACGGCGTCCGGGTCAGCACGCAGCTCGTCATCGACGACGCCCCGAGCACGCCCGTGCTCTACCAGGTGCCGCTCACCGTGCGGACCGAGCCGGTCGACGCGCTCGACGAGGTCCTCATCGCCACGGACGGCGAACGGTGGCTCTACGACGGGCCGCACGACGCCGCGTACGCACGGTGGCTGCTCGGGACGATCGACGGCGGCGCGACCGTGCACGCCGACGGTGCCAGCGTGGAGGGGCAGCACCTCGCCGACATCGGCGCCGTGACCGCCGTCCGGGTGCTCCGCGGCGAACAGTCGAACACGTCCGTGATCTGCGACGTCGACGGTGGCGGCGGCCAGGTCATCGTCAAGGTGTTCCGGGTCCTGCACCACGGCGACAACCCGGACGTGACCTCCCAGGCCGCGCTCTCGGCAGGTGGCTCGACGCGCGTGCCGAGGTCGTTCGGGGCGCTCCGGGGCACCTGGCCGGACGTCGGGCGGGACGAGGGCACGGCGACGGGGCACCTCGCGTTCGCGCAGGAGTTCCTGCCGGGGCTCGAGGACGCCTGGCGCGTGGCGCTGCAGGCCGCGCAGGACGGCGTGGACTTCACCGAGCAGGCCCACGGTCTCGGGCAGGCGACGGCCGAGGTGCACGCGGTGCTCGCCGAGCAGCTCCCGACGGTCGCGGCCGGCACCGACGAGATCGCCTCGGCGGTCGGGTCGATGCGGCAGCGGCTCGAGGTCGCCTCGGACGAGGTGCCCGCCGTCGCGGAGCACGCCGACGCGATCCGCAGGATCTACGACGCCGCCGAGGGTCTCGAATGGCCCCGGCTCCAGCGCATCCACGGCGACCTCCACCTGGGGCAGGCGGTCTCGTCGCCCGACCGGGGTTGGGTGCTCCTCGACTTCGAGGGCGAGCCGCTCCGGCCGATGCCCGAGCGGTCACGCCCCGACGTCACACTGCGGGACGTCGCGGGCATGCTCCGCTCGTTCGACTACGTCGCTGGCGCCCTGCAGCACGGCGACCACCCGACCGATGCGAGTGGCTGGGCGCACGATGCGCGCCGCGCCTTCGTGGACGGGTACATCGCGGCGGCCGGGACGGACATCCGTGCCCAGCGGACCCTGCTCGATGCGTTCGAGATCGACAAGGCCGTCTACGAGGCCGTGTACGAGGCGCGCAACCGTCCGGACTGGATCGGCATCCCGATCGCGGCCGTCGCCCGGCTCGTCGAGCGGTCCGCGCCGGACGCGGCCTGA
- a CDS encoding MaoC/PaaZ C-terminal domain-containing protein — protein MPHYLEDLAAGQTFVTPGRTITEADVVSFASWTNDNNQVHTDVEFAKQTRYGQRIVHGMLGASLCLGLIARTGVFEGSAVALLGIDGWRFTAPVFIGDTLTCTVEILSTRRTSSGRTGIVERTVTLRNQHGEVVQTGRMDVMVLTREAAIE, from the coding sequence GTGCCGCACTACCTCGAGGACCTCGCCGCCGGACAGACCTTCGTGACCCCGGGTCGCACGATCACCGAGGCGGACGTCGTGTCGTTCGCGTCGTGGACGAACGACAACAACCAGGTGCACACCGATGTCGAGTTCGCGAAGCAGACGCGGTACGGCCAGCGCATCGTCCACGGCATGCTCGGCGCGTCCCTGTGCCTGGGGCTGATCGCCCGCACCGGCGTGTTCGAGGGCTCCGCCGTCGCGCTCCTCGGCATCGACGGTTGGCGGTTCACCGCGCCCGTGTTCATCGGTGACACGCTCACCTGCACGGTCGAGATCCTGTCCACCCGTCGCACGAGCTCCGGCCGCACCGGCATCGTCGAGCGCACCGTGACCCTCCGGAACCAGCACGGCGAGGTCGTGCAGACCGGACGCATGGACGTCATGGTCCTCACCCGCGAGGCCGCCATCGAGTGA